In Marivivens aquimaris, one genomic interval encodes:
- a CDS encoding FAD-dependent monooxygenase produces the protein MGCGDNISHSRRGAALCQAGQRCGAASQELPFALAIELGQRGIKCMIVERDDRRGWAPRAKTTHCRTREHMRRWGIADKLAAASPFGVDYPSHVLFVTRLGGHLLKRFEYALDCSPVRNEGYSEHGQWVPQYKLEEVLLDEVRSLASVTIRNGCTFDGFTQDEGGVHVTISHADGTETVDAAYLVGADGARSAVRDAIGAEMVGTYGLSRNYNVIFRAPELAKRHRHGPGVMYWQINDDMPSLIGPMDQGDLWFFMPTGVGADMNLSPEDAADTIRRATGIDTEIEVLSSDEWVASRFLANRYSQGRAFLVGDACHLHPPFGGFGMNLGVSDSVDLGWKIAATLQGWGGASLLDSYETERRQAHEIVLDAAEANHTVLANQLARPNIEDNTAEGAAARADLSKLIEQTKRAEFNARGVVLGYCYRNSPVIVDDGTQDQWQRSVDYVPLAIPGSIAPHRWLEDGSSLYDHFGEGLTLLVMANGCDAAEEAAVREAEERGVPLKVLPLQDAHLEPLYEAPLALIRPDQHVAWRGKNWPDGLIAQAVGLAEA, from the coding sequence GTGGGGTGTGGAGACAACATTAGCCACTCGCGGCGCGGTGCTGCCCTTTGCCAAGCCGGCCAGCGCTGCGGTGCAGCTTCACAGGAGCTACCGTTTGCGCTTGCAATCGAGCTGGGTCAGCGCGGCATCAAATGCATGATCGTCGAACGAGACGACCGCCGGGGATGGGCTCCGCGGGCCAAGACCACCCATTGCAGAACCCGCGAACACATGCGCCGTTGGGGGATTGCGGACAAGCTCGCTGCGGCCTCGCCGTTTGGCGTGGATTACCCGTCGCACGTGCTGTTCGTCACGCGCCTCGGCGGGCATCTGCTGAAACGGTTTGAATATGCTCTCGATTGCAGCCCCGTGCGGAACGAAGGCTACTCCGAGCACGGCCAGTGGGTGCCGCAATACAAGCTTGAAGAGGTGCTGCTGGACGAGGTCCGCAGCCTCGCCAGCGTCACCATCCGCAATGGCTGCACCTTCGACGGCTTCACTCAGGATGAGGGTGGCGTGCACGTCACGATCTCCCACGCGGACGGGACCGAGACTGTGGATGCCGCCTATCTTGTCGGTGCCGACGGCGCGCGCAGTGCCGTGCGGGATGCCATCGGGGCGGAAATGGTGGGCACCTACGGGCTGTCCCGCAATTACAACGTGATTTTCCGCGCGCCCGAACTGGCCAAGCGCCACCGGCACGGGCCGGGTGTGATGTACTGGCAGATCAACGACGACATGCCCAGCCTGATCGGCCCGATGGATCAGGGCGATCTATGGTTCTTCATGCCGACCGGCGTTGGCGCGGACATGAACCTGTCGCCCGAAGACGCAGCCGACACGATCCGCCGCGCGACCGGCATCGACACCGAGATCGAAGTGCTGAGTTCCGACGAATGGGTCGCCAGCCGCTTCCTCGCCAACCGCTACTCGCAAGGCCGCGCGTTTCTGGTCGGCGACGCCTGCCACCTGCACCCGCCCTTCGGCGGTTTCGGGATGAACCTCGGCGTCAGCGACTCCGTCGATCTGGGGTGGAAGATCGCAGCGACGCTACAGGGCTGGGGCGGCGCGTCCTTGCTGGACAGCTACGAGACCGAACGCCGACAGGCCCACGAGATCGTTCTGGACGCCGCCGAGGCGAACCACACCGTGCTCGCCAACCAGCTGGCCCGTCCCAACATCGAGGACAACACCGCCGAAGGTGCCGCTGCCCGCGCGGACCTGTCCAAACTGATCGAGCAGACCAAACGCGCCGAGTTCAACGCCCGCGGCGTCGTACTCGGCTACTGCTACCGCAATTCGCCTGTCATCGTGGACGACGGTACGCAGGACCAGTGGCAACGCTCGGTCGACTACGTGCCGCTGGCCATCCCCGGCTCCATCGCGCCGCACCGCTGGCTGGAGGATGGATCGTCGCTCTACGACCACTTCGGCGAAGGGCTGACGCTGCTGGTGATGGCGAACGGCTGCGATGCCGCAGAAGAAGCCGCCGTGCGCGAGGCCGAAGAACGCGGCGTCCCGCTCAAGGTGCTCCCCCTGCAAGACGCCCACTTGGAGCCGCTCTACGAGGCCCCCCTTGCCCTCATCCGCCCCGACCAACACGTCGCATGGCGCGGCAAGAACTGGCCGGATGGCCTGATTGCTCAGGCGGTGGGACTGGCGGAGGCCTAG
- a CDS encoding MBL fold metallo-hydrolase: protein MRQAITDDIVLVRADNPSPMTFTGTNSYVVGNESVVVIDPGPLSNAHLDALLAEIAGRPVDGIIVTHAHLDHSPLARPLAEKAGAKVYAFGRAEAGRSDVMTDLAARGLVRGGEGVDHDFDPDVIVADGDTILGMTVHHTPGHMGNHICLERGDIMFTADHIMGWATSMVSPPDGDLSDFMASCRKMLTIPSTLYLPGHGDPVTEPHDRVRWLIAHRLERETQIMEALTDGPADADALTRRIYADVQESLWPAAKRNVIAHLVDLTKQNRASPEGELTPTAKFFRL from the coding sequence ATGCGGCAAGCAATCACGGACGACATCGTTCTGGTCCGCGCAGACAACCCGTCGCCCATGACTTTCACGGGGACGAACAGTTATGTGGTGGGCAACGAAAGCGTCGTGGTCATCGACCCCGGCCCGCTGAGTAACGCCCATCTGGACGCCTTGCTGGCCGAGATCGCTGGCCGCCCCGTGGACGGCATCATCGTCACCCACGCGCACCTCGACCACTCGCCGCTTGCCCGCCCGCTGGCCGAAAAAGCCGGCGCCAAGGTCTACGCCTTTGGCCGCGCCGAGGCTGGCCGTTCCGACGTGATGACCGACCTCGCCGCGCGCGGGTTGGTGCGGGGCGGCGAAGGAGTGGATCATGACTTCGATCCCGATGTGATCGTGGCGGACGGAGATACGATCTTAGGCATGACGGTTCACCACACCCCCGGTCATATGGGTAACCACATCTGCCTTGAGCGCGGAGACATTATGTTCACCGCCGATCACATCATGGGCTGGGCGACCTCGATGGTCTCTCCGCCCGACGGTGATCTGAGCGACTTCATGGCGTCCTGTCGCAAGATGCTGACGATCCCCAGCACGCTCTACCTGCCCGGTCACGGTGATCCCGTGACAGAGCCGCACGACCGCGTCCGCTGGCTCATTGCGCACCGCCTCGAACGGGAGACACAGATCATGGAGGCCCTCACGGACGGCCCCGCCGATGCGGACGCCCTGACCCGCCGGATCTATGCGGACGTACAGGAATCGCTCTGGCCTGCTGCCAAGCGCAACGTGATCGCGCATCTCGTTGATCTCACGAAGCAAAACCGCGCTTCGCCCGAGGGCGAACTGACGCCGACAGCCAAGTTTTTCAGGCTCTGA
- a CDS encoding DUF982 domain-containing protein: MIEINWGQPVHLVLNDAGETERFCTIEKVRYWLKRKWPVADGARVDALRNVEDAMDCIRPVADARNAFINAARSAGYQPQAAA; the protein is encoded by the coding sequence ATGATCGAGATTAACTGGGGCCAACCCGTCCACCTTGTCCTGAATGATGCCGGCGAAACCGAGCGTTTCTGCACGATCGAAAAGGTCCGTTACTGGCTGAAACGCAAGTGGCCCGTCGCCGACGGTGCGCGCGTGGATGCGCTGCGTAACGTCGAGGACGCGATGGACTGCATCCGTCCTGTTGCCGATGCGCGCAACGCTTTCATCAACGCCGCGCGCTCGGCAGGGTATCAGCCGCAGGCTGCGGCTTAA
- a CDS encoding AraC family ligand binding domain-containing protein, which produces MQLNRAPFLGGFDVLESRVDRFEYTPHRHSEVVIAAYEGGFKRARCDRHAFDVQRGDLLVVGPETLHSGATGDGPGWRYVSVYLSVDQIAAATGLERAKFEDRLAGHRVSRRA; this is translated from the coding sequence ATGCAACTGAATCGCGCCCCGTTCCTCGGCGGCTTTGATGTGCTCGAAAGCCGCGTAGACCGGTTCGAGTACACGCCCCATCGCCACTCCGAAGTGGTGATCGCGGCCTATGAGGGTGGATTCAAGCGGGCGCGGTGCGACCGGCACGCCTTTGATGTCCAGCGCGGCGATCTGTTGGTCGTGGGGCCCGAGACTCTGCACAGCGGTGCGACAGGAGATGGACCGGGATGGCGCTATGTCTCGGTCTATCTGAGTGTGGATCAAATCGCAGCAGCGACCGGACTGGAGCGCGCAAAGTTCGAAGACCGCCTTGCCGGACACCGCGTTTCCCGCCGCGCTTAA
- a CDS encoding cold-shock protein, which produces MATGTVKWFNATKGFGFIQPDQGSKDIFLHISAVERAGISRIEEGQKLNFEIQTGRDGRESASDIELA; this is translated from the coding sequence ATGGCCACCGGCACCGTGAAATGGTTCAACGCAACCAAAGGTTTTGGCTTCATTCAACCCGACCAGGGCAGCAAGGACATCTTCCTGCACATTTCGGCAGTCGAGCGCGCTGGCATCAGCCGCATCGAAGAAGGCCAGAAGCTGAACTTCGAAATCCAGACCGGCCGTGACGGTCGCGAGTCCGCTTCGGACATCGAGCTCGCTTGA
- a CDS encoding LLM class flavin-dependent oxidoreductase — translation MQKFSLLDLAPVPEGSSVAQALANSADLAVTAEKAGYHRFWVAEHHNMIGIASSATAVLIGRLASVTNTMRIGSGGIMLPNHSPLMVAEQFGTLAEMYGDRIDLGLGRAPGTDQGTARALRRNMSPEDTFPQDVQELMAYLGDMPDGSPVRAIPGMGTKVPVYILGSSLYGAQLAAYYGLPYAFASHFAPDMLGEALEVYRHHFQPSEHLDKPYAIVAASVCAADTNAEAEYLRSSQIQAFSGIITGKRGKLPRPVENIAEVTPPHVMAQVNRMLAVSANGGPETVKAQLSQIVSTYQPDELIVTGMIHDHAARVRSFEITAEVLKELVG, via the coding sequence ATGCAGAAATTCTCGCTCCTCGATCTCGCACCCGTTCCCGAAGGCTCCTCCGTCGCTCAGGCGCTCGCCAACTCTGCCGACCTTGCGGTTACTGCGGAAAAGGCAGGCTATCACCGTTTCTGGGTGGCCGAGCACCACAACATGATCGGTATCGCCAGCTCCGCGACGGCGGTTCTGATCGGGCGTCTGGCGTCTGTGACGAACACTATGCGGATCGGCTCGGGCGGGATCATGCTGCCGAACCACTCGCCGCTGATGGTCGCGGAGCAATTCGGCACGCTGGCAGAGATGTATGGCGACCGCATCGATCTCGGCCTTGGCCGCGCTCCTGGTACCGATCAGGGCACCGCGCGGGCGCTGCGCCGCAATATGTCGCCCGAAGACACCTTCCCGCAGGATGTGCAGGAATTGATGGCCTACCTAGGGGACATGCCTGACGGCTCCCCCGTTCGCGCCATTCCGGGAATGGGCACCAAGGTACCGGTCTATATTCTGGGATCGAGCCTCTATGGCGCGCAGCTCGCGGCATATTACGGCCTGCCCTACGCGTTCGCGTCGCACTTCGCGCCCGACATGCTGGGCGAAGCGCTGGAGGTCTACCGCCACCACTTCCAACCGTCAGAGCATCTGGACAAACCCTACGCCATCGTCGCCGCAAGCGTCTGCGCTGCCGATACCAACGCCGAGGCGGAGTATCTGCGGTCGTCGCAAATTCAGGCGTTTAGCGGGATTATCACCGGCAAGCGTGGCAAGCTGCCCCGTCCGGTGGAAAACATCGCAGAGGTCACGCCGCCGCACGTTATGGCGCAGGTGAACCGTATGCTGGCCGTGTCCGCCAACGGCGGACCAGAGACGGTCAAAGCGCAGCTTTCGCAGATCGTTTCGACCTACCAGCCCGACGAATTGATCGTCACCGGCATGATCCACGACCACGCCGCGCGGGTGCGGTCGTTCGAGATCACGGCAGAGGTGCTAAAGGAACTAGTGGGTTAA
- a CDS encoding phosphatase PAP2 family protein — protein MIDFLRSLPRQITRFEPVTLIATFLAAGGFLLFGKLADEMVEGDLGDMDEYIFMLLREQNDPSNPIGGPQIEVAMRDLTALGGVTVLTIITVAVFSWLLMSRNRASAFLLLASVIGGQVLSTIFKMGFSRPRPDLVPHAVEVATASFPSGHSLMSSVTYLTLAVMLASVTQMRRLKVFYFVLASVLILLVGLSRLYLGVHWPSDILAGWTLGAAWAMCVWLASKYIRYRFNAR, from the coding sequence ATGATTGATTTCCTTCGCAGCCTACCCCGCCAGATCACCCGTTTCGAACCCGTCACCCTGATCGCCACCTTCTTGGCGGCGGGCGGGTTCCTTCTGTTCGGCAAGCTCGCCGACGAGATGGTCGAGGGCGATCTGGGCGACATGGACGAATACATCTTCATGCTGCTGCGCGAGCAGAACGATCCGTCGAATCCCATCGGCGGGCCGCAGATCGAGGTTGCGATGCGCGACTTGACGGCGCTTGGGGGAGTCACCGTCCTGACGATCATAACCGTCGCTGTGTTCTCGTGGCTGTTGATGTCGCGCAACCGCGCCTCGGCGTTTCTGCTGCTGGCGTCGGTGATCGGCGGTCAGGTCCTGTCGACGATCTTCAAGATGGGCTTTTCGCGCCCCCGCCCCGATCTGGTGCCCCACGCCGTCGAGGTCGCGACCGCGTCGTTCCCCTCTGGCCATTCGTTGATGAGCAGCGTGACCTACCTGACCCTCGCCGTCATGCTGGCCAGCGTGACCCAGATGCGGCGGCTCAAAGTGTTCTATTTCGTCCTTGCGAGTGTCCTGATCCTGCTCGTCGGCCTCAGCCGTCTGTATCTCGGCGTGCACTGGCCTTCGGACATTCTGGCAGGCTGGACGCTGGGTGCGGCTTGGGCGATGTGCGTGTGGCTGGCGTCGAAATACATCCGCTACCGCTTTAACGCGCGATAA
- a CDS encoding ATP-binding protein, giving the protein MSLKPLKSYLPKSLYGRAALILLLPVISLQLLVSVVFIQRHFEGVTVLMTKAVERELTLILDSPPASQSALAEALEIEIRTVDEAPTADRRGVFDFSGRAMISTLRDRLDGVLAVDLSNRREVVVWIERGPIYRLEFQRVRVSASNPHQLIVIMVVMGTVLTIVAYIFLRNQLRPIRRLANAAAEYGKGRMVTYNPGGANEVRAAGTAFIEMRSRIERLNQSRTMMLAGISHDLRTPITRLRLGLSLIDEDDAAPMIEDVADMEKLVAAFLDYGRADAGEVAEPTSPLTLVTRAVEDAVRAGQNVTLIDTGNVSPSMVMPLRELALRRAVENLIGNALRYGATKAEVSMVLTERTLRITVEDNGPGIPFERREEAMRPFVRLDPARNQNQGTGVGLGLAIVADVARLHGGTLRLTDSERLGGLQADIVIAR; this is encoded by the coding sequence ATGAGCCTCAAACCGCTGAAATCCTATTTGCCGAAAAGCCTTTACGGGCGGGCCGCGCTCATCCTGCTCTTGCCGGTCATTTCCTTGCAGCTTCTGGTATCGGTGGTCTTTATTCAACGCCATTTTGAAGGCGTGACGGTTCTGATGACCAAAGCGGTCGAGCGGGAGCTGACACTGATCCTCGACAGCCCGCCCGCCAGCCAGAGCGCGCTGGCCGAGGCGCTGGAGATCGAGATCCGTACCGTGGACGAAGCGCCGACCGCGGACCGTCGCGGGGTCTTTGATTTTTCGGGGCGGGCGATGATTTCGACGCTGCGCGATCGTCTGGACGGTGTGCTGGCGGTGGACCTTTCGAACCGCCGCGAGGTGGTCGTCTGGATTGAGCGCGGGCCGATCTACAGGCTGGAATTCCAGCGGGTCAGGGTTTCCGCTTCGAACCCGCACCAGCTGATTGTCATCATGGTGGTCATGGGCACGGTGCTGACCATCGTCGCCTATATCTTCCTGCGCAATCAGCTGCGTCCGATCCGTAGGCTCGCGAATGCGGCGGCAGAGTACGGCAAGGGCCGGATGGTAACCTACAACCCCGGCGGTGCAAATGAGGTTCGCGCGGCAGGGACCGCCTTTATTGAAATGCGCAGCCGGATCGAGCGCCTGAACCAGAGCCGGACGATGATGCTCGCGGGGATCAGTCACGACCTGCGCACGCCGATCACCCGCCTGAGGCTCGGGCTGTCGTTGATCGACGAAGACGACGCCGCCCCGATGATCGAAGACGTGGCGGACATGGAAAAACTGGTCGCGGCGTTCCTTGATTACGGACGTGCTGACGCTGGCGAGGTGGCGGAGCCGACGTCACCCTTGACGCTTGTTACTCGCGCTGTGGAAGACGCGGTGAGGGCAGGGCAGAACGTGACGCTCATCGACACGGGCAATGTCAGCCCGTCGATGGTCATGCCCCTGCGCGAACTGGCGTTGCGACGCGCGGTCGAGAACCTGATCGGGAACGCGCTGCGCTACGGCGCGACAAAGGCCGAGGTGTCGATGGTGCTGACCGAGCGCACGCTCCGCATTACCGTCGAAGACAACGGTCCGGGCATTCCATTCGAGAGGCGCGAGGAAGCGATGCGGCCCTTCGTGCGGCTCGACCCCGCGCGCAACCAGAACCAAGGGACGGGCGTGGGCCTTGGCCTTGCGATCGTTGCGGATGTTGCGCGTCTGCACGGCGGGACCCTACGCCTGACCGACAGCGAACGGCTCGGCGGACTACAGGCAGATATCGTTATCGCGCGTTAA